DNA sequence from the Methylacidiphilum kamchatkense Kam1 genome:
GTAGGAAGCAAACTGGAAAGTCGTGCAAGCGGCCTGCACAAAATTATTAAAGCGGTTTCAGGACCAAGCGTGGCAGAAGATGTCGCTCCTTTTATTTTTGATTTTTTGGAACTCGTACGGAAAGCTTTGATTCAAGAGGAACCTCCCACTTCAGTCTCTGTATTTTTTCATCTTCCCGACAATTATGAAATTACAAGAAAAATTCTGCTCCCAATACCTGTTTCTGAAGAAAAAATCCAAGCTGCTAGGAAAAAAGTGCCTTCAACGCCCTTACTTTATATAGATCCAAGAGAGTTTTTTATGGATCTTGTAGATAATTTTCTTCTGGTTGGATTATTTTTTGCTTTTTACTCATCGCTGTTGGCCGAAAGCAAAATAAGAATGGAACATATGCAGTCGGCATTAGACCAGCTTGATAGGAAAGTAGAAGAATTGAATAAAAAAGCTAATAGGCTTAGACAAGAGGAAATCACAGAAGAAATTGAAGTTATCCTTTTGGGTAGTGAGGCATTGAGGAAGAAGATAGAAAAGAAAAATTTGCTCTAAGCCGGTAGTTCGACGAGCCCCTTAAAAGAGCTATAAGCCGATGTCTGGTAAAAAGTGGATCTTTTAGAGAGCCTCCTTTTAGAGGATGAGAGTAGTGAGATCTTGTAAAAAATGTAGGGCTAATGGGCGAGGAACCTTTAAGACACCTTTCTGCTCTATGGGAAGAAAAGAGGCAGTGGAGTTCGAGTAAACGCACTTGGAAATGCCTGCAAGAAAAGGCACCATTAAATATACATGGTATGGAATCTTATAGTCCTAATTAAAAAAAATACGATCTTAAGGCCAATATCTTCCATATCTTCTCTCAACTATGGACAGGATAGATTGCTCTAAAAGAATAAATAGACAGAATTTAAGTAAGAGAAAGAGTATGGTAATTT
Encoded proteins:
- a CDS encoding F0F1 ATP synthase subunit gamma, which codes for MSKRRDLIKYRGALLEIGEIMKAMKNMALVEQRKIAKYFESQKQAVDALQNIADDFFPSFPDLLSRPLKIDRPLYILIGSERGFCGDFNSSLTSYWENMERSSMLPDQYGLILVGSKLESRASGLHKIIKAVSGPSVAEDVAPFIFDFLELVRKALIQEEPPTSVSVFFHLPDNYEITRKILLPIPVSEEKIQAARKKVPSTPLLYIDPREFFMDLVDNFLLVGLFFAFYSSLLAESKIRMEHMQSALDQLDRKVEELNKKANRLRQEEITEEIEVILLGSEALRKKIEKKNLL